TTTTTTTGGAGTCTTCCGTGTGATTTCATGGAAGGTAGTTTATAATTCTCCTCCAATAGCGCTCGTTTCAGTTCTGCCAGGCTCCATTGCATCCCAAAAGAAGACCTTGCTGAGATTTTGTCTCACAGCGGCTAGATAAGTAATACCAAGACACTGGCGCTCGGCGGAGGTACCTACCATGAGAAAGTGGTTTCAGGAAATGCAGTATATTGCTAGAATGGAGAAGATTTCCTCGGAAGCAACAGATCAGTCTTGAAAATACCTAAAAACTTGGGCGAGTTGGATAGACTGTTAGGATTCCCCTGATTTTCTCTCTTTACTAGCTGCCTAACTTACTAATGTTCAATGATTAAAGATCTCCTTCTTGTTAGGGATGGTAGGATGTACCCTTCCTTCTGTCCCATTCCTCCGTTCCCTTCTCccccaatgaccatctaatatacctccagccacataatcacttgatcttttctgtccggtgaatgcctcatgtttggggcctgtactccactggcctgcggtaaaattgttatccaatgaccgcctaatattcctccagccacataatcacttgatgttttctgtccggtgaatgcctaatgtttggggcctttattccactggcctgcagtaaaattgatatccaatgaccgtctaatatacctccagccacataatcacttgttcttttctgtacggtaaatgcataattttgaggggcctgtactccactggcctgcagtaaaattgttatccaatgacggtctaatatacctccagccacataatcacttgatctttactgtacggtgaatgcatacattttggggcctgtactccactggcctgcagtaaaattgatatcattgacagtctaatatacagtgggatgcgaaagtttgggcaaccttgttaatcatcatgattttcctgtataaatcgttggttgttacgataaaaaatatcagttaaatatatcatataggagaaacacacagtgatatttgagaagtgaaatgaagtttattggatttacagaaagtgtgctataattgtttaaacaaaattaggcaggtgcataaatttgggcaccacaaaaaagaaatgaaatcaatatttagtagatcctccttttgcagaaattacagcctctaaacgcttcctgtaggttccaatgagagtctggattctggttgaaggtattttggactattcctatttacaaaacatctttagttcattcaggtttaatggcttccgagcatggacagctctctttaagtcacaccacagattttcaactatattcaggtctggagactgagatggccattccagaacgttgtacttgttcctctgcacaaatgccttagtggattttgagcagtgtttagggtcattgtcagtGACAAAGCTGGCGCagattcagctttgtcactgattccttggcattggtctccagaatctgctgatactgagtggaatccatgcgtccctcaacattgacaagattcccagtccctgcactggccacacagccccacagcatgatggaaccaccaccatattttactgtaggtagcaggtgtttttcttggaatgctgtgttctttttcctccatgcataacgccccttgttatggccgaataactcaattttagtttcaccagtccacagcaccttattccaaaatgaagctggcttgtccaaatgtgctttagcccacctcaagtgccactttttgtgctgtgggaggagaaaaggcttcctctgcatcactctcgcatacagcatctccttgtgtaaagtgtgccgaatggttgaacgatgcacagtgactccatctgcagcaagatgatgttgtaggtctttggtgctggtctgtgggttgactctgactgttctcaccattcgtcgatgtaacggatcacctggcaccccgactgagtgcctccgttgctagatgctcctagtgctttccgaggactccaagcactccacttgacaccgtacgcactgcagaccccacgaaccgccgtagcttggttggggtctcaccgtcctccacccacgctggacctactacaaggctccaggctccagtgggtgaacctctcctacagccagagagcaggaacagctcttacaagagctagtagttatgccaggggagtatagcaaatcttcagcgtatagcaatcccccagtttgatcagttatccaaacaccagtctcaacatgatgaaggataaaacaggaacactttattgagggctacccgtccgtatttatgcaggtccccatctggtggacacgcccccaggggaccagaatggagactgcgacacaccgaacagatacaacacatccccacaatgcatcatggtttcctcctctctgccccagagacaaccgagggataatccaattatctctcaggacaaaggggagatcgccaatacacatgtggggacaacaggacagaaatcaccatttaaacacacaatgtcacaccctcccagcaaacacagacatttaacatattcccagatagttcaagtctgagtgcatatcattaggtgaatggcactcagaccacacgaatacaattaaactagccatctgggtaccctcacataacaaaatacaattccaaagacagatttaagctgtgcggccggcctgtcttctttaaagttagtatgggccataatcctgaggcaggaggcttgcaaccagccccctccaaaacacagtggcgaggttggtttcgtcacacatctccccctcccagggaagactaaccagatacctgacctcacggtcagtacctgagttagtctggcagtccaaccacaaccccatactggacctgttgaattttggggcctggctctgttctgtatgtccccagctgttgagtgggcatctgcgactccttgctgccttgtggttctccagcttggagctgtaggtacttggtgggcagaggccgactgcgctctgcccagatgccagctcttccgcgggggtagcctgtggaaagtccggctctgaagaagagggtaggggagggcagaggccgactgcgctctgcccagatgccagctcttccgctggggtagccggtggggagtccggctctggagaagaggataggggagggcagaggccgactgcgctctgccctgatgccagctcttccactgggaagaaatcagtgggtagcgcaggctcatcccctgcccccagaactctgttgggaagtagctgggaaggggagggctcgcttacctcctcctcctggtatccctgcggagatggatggggatctggaccgactgtccagcatccctgtaggactggcaccgagcccgtggtctcatctgcgcccatgcagaggggcttgtgttccccttttcccggtatctccggctgctggtggaaggtgaggccggttgcctctcctccccaggactctggttgctgtaaggcagagggaccccgcatctcctccccctggaactcaggttgccgctggggagagagaccggttgtctcctctccctgtgatatgcactgccgctggagatctgggcaggcggcccagcatccctgtagggccggtagagagacctcggtcccatctccacctgccatctgtgggtccttccaggaccagtctgtgaggtccctgcagaccccacgaaccgccgtagcttggttggggtctcaccgtcctccacccacgctggacctactacaaggctccaggctccagtgggtgaacctctcctacagccagagagcaggaacagttcttacaagagctagtagttatgccaggggagtatagcaaatcttcagcgtatagcaatcccccagtttgatcagttatccaaacaccagtctcaacatgatgaaggataaaacaggaacactttattgagggctacccgcccgtatttatgcaggtccccatctggtggacacgcccccaggggaccagaatggagactgcgacacaccgaacagatacaacacatcctcgcaatgcatcatggtttcctcctctctgccccagagacaaccgagggataatccaattatctctcaggacaaaggggagatcgccaatacacatgtggggacaacaggacagaaatcaccatttaaacacacaatgtcacaccctcccagcaaacacagacatttaacatattcccagatagctcaagtctgagtgcatatcattaggtgaatggcactcagaccacacgaatacaattaaactagccatctgggtaccctcacataacaaaatacaattccaaagacagatttaagctgtgcggccggcctgtcttctttaaagttagtatgggccataatcctgaggcaggaggctggcaaccagccccctccaaaacacagtggcgaggttggtttcgtcacagtcgcttctgtctatcctagatttttcttggtctgccacttcgagccttaacttgaactgagcctgtggtcttccatttcctcaatatgttcctaactgtggaaacagacagctgaaatctctgagacagctttctgtatccttcccctaaaccatgataatgaacaatctttgtcttcaggtcatatgagagttgttttgagacccccatgttgctactcttcagagaaaatttaaagaggggggaaacttacaattgacccccttaaatactctttctcctaATTGGATTcatctgtgtatgtaggtcaggggtcactgagcttaccaaacacatttgagttccaataattagttctaaaggttttggaatcaataaaatgacaacagtgcccaaatttatgcacctgtctaattttgtttaaacaattatagcacactttctgtaaatccaataaacttcatttcacttctcaaatatcactgtgtgtgactcctatatgatatatttaactgacattttttatcataacaaccaacgatttatacaggaaaatcatgacgattaacaaggttgcccaaactttcgcatcccactgtacctccagccacataatcacttgatcttttctgtacggtgaatgcctaattgttggggcctcggaggaattcaacacctgtgatgactatgtgctattgaatttcacctattatcatttggggtttattcaagaggggagatttcgttagccatgtttttaatccaattttatatttttagttcttttaaatctATGTATTTAacatatatttgtactggcctgcagtaaaatgtatatccaatgaccgtctaatatacctccagccacttaatcacttgatcttttctgtcttgtgaatgcctaatgtttggggcctgtactccactggcctgcagtaaaattgatatccaatgaccgtctaatatacctccagccacataatcacttgatctgttctgtacggtgaatgcttaatgtttggggcctgtactccagtgggctacagtaaaattgttattcagtgaccgcataatgtacctcgagccacataatcacaatttcttttatgtcaggtgaatgcctaaattttagggcccgtactcccgtggcctaaaaaattttttttctagattctagcagggcacatttttgagaatttccctttaagacgcataaaaatggcatatgattaaaaaacattttttttttgtgggaatttttgtcattgatccccctctagtatgttactgtccatgttgtgggactatttgtgcacttctagtatgtatttggtggctgcaaatatgacctgaaggtttttcaggttcgcctgctattaaagtgaatggggcccgctgcaaacttgtggttcgcgaacatttgatcgcatttgcgCATCTTTCCGGCTGATTCGTCCATTACTAGTTGACATCTGTGTttgatcatcatcatcagagatgcgCTGCGGCGGTCGTCCCACATCCTCATCCtttaacataagtggttgggcatcagtgcactcaatctcttccacttctgggcagggctaggtagatggcccatggaaacctcgccagcaaagtcatcaaaaagccaTCAATAAGTGACTGTTGCATgacggggctcagactgcttagctgatttgcaaggggttaaGAGGAAAGGCGGATGTCCGTGGGCCACCTGTGCCCACTCTGCGCTTTTAGCAGTGGACTGTGtgaaagacaatgtgaaggaactggaggcactctaagccatccaatctactacttcCTCTACTTGTTCTTGCCTCACCATTCTTAGAGCGTTATTCGGGCCTACTAAATGACACAGAACGTCCTGTCGCCTGCGTGCACCAGAGGAAGGTATTTAATTTGGGCGCGTAACTGGCACAGAACGACTATGTccttaactattgtatttccgtatcactggtgcaaaggagtaGTATTGCACCAACCAAAAATGACTACAGGTCACCCACAGTCTGAAAAGCACgattaagtattgtatttctgtgtcactggtgcaGATGTGTTGTTTTGCACTGATCAATAATGCCTACAGGTCACCAACACACTTTTTCTTTAAATAATAAAAGTCTAACACTCTCCCTGCCTGCAGCTGCGTCCTGTCAATATTTTAGTTAGAGCAGAATGGCGGTGCACCATGTGATCCGGCATTTATGCAATGGTgcgccggccaatcacagccatgccaatcctaggcatgactgtgatggcttcaaagtgcccacagcttaaacgaTTGTTGATTTGCTGCGCTACGgcttttcaacaagctttatttaaacTACGAACAACGAACATGAACACAGACTTTGGTGCCAACTTTAGTAAAGGCAGAAGTTTATTTTTCACAACTGACTCCCTTACTGACACCTGCACCATATGCTGGCCACTGCACCCAACACCTCCTTCTTTGCACCCACACCAAACCTAAAAAATTAATGGCTGCCCAACAACCACCAGGAAAGTAGACAACTAGAAGCTGTTGCTCAAGCACCTTCCCATAGGGGTGTTACCCTAAATACCCTAGGGCAGTCTGCCAATGGCTGAGACTGATTAGGTTGTGCATGTACtgaccctttaagaaaaaaaatataaaaaagatagAGTGCACATGCACCCTACAGACAGAGGAAGGCACAACAGGAAGACGTAGGCCACAGCGTGCATAAAGTGGATGAGCAGTGCTACAGAGATGCCCACTGGGAATGAGCAGGATGTTGCTGGCAGGCCCAAAATGTCAGATCCACCAAGCAAGGGACTGGGTAAGTATTCCAGCGGCCATGCCTGTCCAGAGAAGCGAGGTTGTGGTGGGCATGGACTGACGATATAAAACTGAAAATGGCATAAAGATTACAATAAGTAACACATTTTGTGTACAAAAATGGGGTGTTTTTAACAATATTTGCTAGTTTTTTAACATCATGATTCTGGCTTGAATGGAATGATACATTTCCTCTTGTGTGTACCTTCATATTGTTCTTGTTTTTGCTGACTTGTTAAAGACGTTGTGCATAAAACAACACCTGTCAGGTTGTACCTGTCAACTTTTCCTAAGTCTTCACTTCAATCTCCATGCTCCCGCTGCGCTCCATTGTTTATAACCCAAACTTCCAGGTAGTGGGTGTCAATGAGCAGCAGCCACAACATTTCCCTTAGTGCTGCAAGATCAGGAAGAAATTTATATGCCTACTTCACGCCTTACTTGGGCCAAAAACTCCACCCACTACACCCTCCATCATTCTCTTGCCGTCTCCTCCTAAGGTTTCCACACAGCTTCGATATGAGCAGTGCACTCTGCTTACCCTGCTTGTGGATTAAGGTGGTTGGCCTGCCCATTCCAATATCATATTGGTCTGACATCATGACTATTTGGGGTAGGATTCGACTGAAGCGATCACGGGATGCTTCGTCGTTATGTCAGAGAAAATACAGTCTGCACCAAGGGTGCAGGAACGTGACCACTATCCTGGTCTCTGTAGTAAAAAAGTAAGACTAGTTGCATGGCCTGGCAGGGGAAGCACggggaaagaaaaatatttatacctgaataacccctttaaatttgataAATTGCTgtattgttcagtaaagttgacTGTTATTTGCTGAATAAAGATGAGcacatttcatattttgaaattcgttcacgctttatttggtggtaaaagcagaattgatttatggattctgttaccacggacattaacgcaattctatgacggaatgcataacggaatgcctttagaggcattccgttatttattctgtcataatagaagtctataggctgcaaaactgatccgtcccgtttctgttatgcaggggagtcctctcctacataacggaaaccggactgATCCATTATGTAGGCgatagatttctattatgacggaatgaataacggattgcttctaaaggcattccgttatgcattccgtcatagaattgcgttatggtccatagtaactgaatccataacgcaattctgcttttaccaccaaacgaagcgtgaacaaatttcataacatgaaattcgctcatctctattgctgAACCTGGCTGTGTCTTTGTTATTTGTAAGACTCGATTCACACGCCCACaattgttttgtggtccgcaaattgcggatctgcaaatcacgaacaccggccatgtgctttccgcattttgcggaccgcacatgtccggcactttaaatagaaatgccttttcttgtccagtgtctgcggacaagaataggacttgttctaattttttgtgtaacggaagtgtggatgcggacagccccattgaaatgaatgggtcctatcCGTTCGGAAATGttgcagaacggatccggacccattttgcggatgtgtgaatagacactGAACTTGGCTTATAGATGGCTGACCAAATGCCTGTCTGTCCTGCATACAAAAATCTGGCACCATAATGGTATTCTACCCCACAGATATAAATAGTATGaagtttattatattattttgctGTATAACTTTATGCTGAACGTAATGTAACATCCTCCAGGGTGAAGATTGCCCCCAAAGGCTTTCACCAGAGCATAAATACAGATATAAGACAGGAGTCATTCTGCTGATCGGTGGAGGACAGCTTGTCTCCTCACAGATTAGACATTTAGAAGACTTTTACTGTCCACATTTCTATTAATAAGTCATTTTATGTAACATGAGAAATGAAGAACAGATCTGTGTACCTTCCCTGTACAAGGCGAGTATCACGATACAACATGAGCTCTTAATCCAAGCTATGATTTAGATTGTTATAATTATCAATGCGGTTAATATCGCTATCCTAATTATTGTTATTTCCCATGACCTGTCTATGAATAATATTTAGATAATTAGCACAGACTGATGTCAGACGATGCCTGATAATTGAATATACCGCTACATAGACACTGCTTATCTCTTTCTACAGGAGAGGTCTGTTACTAATCACTATAAAGAAAGAAGCGGggaggcggcactcaccaaaagTAGATATTCTTTATTCCGATAGTCGTACATTTACATCGGTACTATCATGGGGCGAACACAGATGGTGCAGGCAAGAAGCTtgtggcgacggccgtttcgcaacTCAGTGCTTCCTCAGGCCTGAGGAAGCGCTGAGGCGCGAAACGGCCATCGCCACAAGCTACTTGCCTACGCTATCTGTGTCCGCCCGGCGCCCCATGATAGTACCGATGTAAATGCATGACTACTGGAATAAAGAATATCTActtttggtgagtgccgcctccCCGCTTCTTTCTTTATATCGATTTGCAAGACTTAAGGCTGAGCAGTTACTGGAAACTGAGTGCTGGATTCTGAAAGGAACTTACAGCAGTACCACCCTCCTTTTTTGTTTTCTCTGGGACTTGTTTATTTTCTCTTACTAATTACATTTGCCTCCCACTGACTGACTGAAATGTAATGCCCCCTcactattatttaaaaaaagagtTTCGCGgcagctggggtgtgtattatTACAGTTCTGGGTCACACAGACAAAACTCAACTGCTGCAAAACATCAAGATATGAAGTGCACCTCAGCGGCTGCAAAGTATCATAATACACACATTTTATGCTGCACTTTAGAACAATACATACCACAGAACAATGTAGTAAACACCTCAGCCTCCGCAGAAGCTCATCATATACTTCCAGTTGCCACATAACATCATAATGTACTGCAGAGCATGGTGTTTGTTATGATGAGGTATATTGTGATGCTCTGTAGCAGCTCAGGGTTATAATATGATAGCTTACATTAGTTGAGTTTTGTCTTCCAATGTTCTACTGCAGCTGATGCGTGTATTGGGTTTATGCAGAAGCTGAGGTCTGTTTCTAAGACTCTGGAGAAACTGAGGTGTGTAtaatgaggttctgcagaagctgaggtctTCTGCTAAGATTCTGGagcagctggggtgtgtattatgagattcTGCAGAAGCTAAGGTCTGCTAAGATTCTGgagcagatgaggtgtgtattatgaaggtCTGCAGAAGCTAAGTTCTTCTGCTAAGATTCTGGagcagctggggtgtgtattatgaggttctgcagaagctgaggtctTCTGCTAAGATTCTGgagcagatgaggtgtgtattatgaggttctgcagcagaagtTGAGGTTATAAAATTCTGCAGTAGCTGATGTACAGTATGTATTATGATGTGGgtactatgaggttctgcagcagctaatgtATGTATAATTGAGACACTTCAATGTATAATATGCAGATGCTGAATAACCTAAATTAAGAGAAATTGTGCACTACATGTCAGTCAATTAATCTGTAGTTGGCATAGCACCAGAGGAACCTTTCTATGACTTCCAACAAACTGTTTCTTCAGCAGATGGTAAGCATTGCCCATATAGCACTGTTAACCTCTGTATAATGGTCATGTTCTGAATCAGAATGTGATGACTATACAAATATTATTTTACAGAAAGGCAATGGAAACGTTCCACTAATATGTACTATAAGATAATAATCATTTAATATTATGTATAGGGACACATcactggagctcacaatctaatgtcTCAATCATGGACTGAATAGACCAGAGATAACAGTAGGTCTTTAAACTGCAGGCAGAGCATATAAATCTTTCCAGCAAGAGTTGTCACTCCAATTTTATTTCTGCTGAGCAAATATCAGTCTTGGAATAAAGTTATGTACAGTTGGTTCCTTCTAATAAATTGTAATAAGTGGGCGGCAGCACTCTATGGGAGCTGAGATGTACGCAATCATGAGCTACAGTGGTGGTTTTCACTCTTCTGCCTCTGGTCTTGTGAAATTCCAGATTACCTTGTATTTTTGAGAATCAGAATTTCTAGACtataatgcctcatgcacaggTGGGCAGAGATGTGTGAACTGAGCATGTAGGGTATTATTGAGCTGTTGGCCCCCCATGTGCTGCCATATAGTGTAACTGTATGGCACCATATTTGAGAGGTATTCTCTTCTATCTGGAGAGGGGGGCACTATAGTAATCTGGCTTCTGATCTAACATGGCACAATTTATTTTCTGTTAGAGTCGCATGTTAAAACTGCTTATGGATACAGTATGGACCTATGTTGGTATAGTATTATTACAGCAGAACTTATACTGAGCCATTATATAGTCCTCAGCATGAGGTCTAAGGCTGAGGCTGCATGCTGACAGAAAATCTAATTAAAATCATAGTTGTGATGCAGCTCCAttgattccctttaaagaaaaaagaaatgatgAGTGAGAGTGTTTGCTGGTAGTTCTGCTTGCTTTCTGCATTACCTTCAATCCcatattaatatttaaaaaatgtatattaactAAAAATCCTAAACTAGTAAAGTACGATTATAATAATtatgcatattttatttttagaatatGGTTCAGCATTGGATGGCTGCGATAAACCAAActtatttttgtgattttatcCTATTAGGATTTTCAGGGGAAAAGGTTTTGCTGTCACTTCTTATACTCACCATCTACACAATGATCCTCCTGGGTAACATGATCATATTTAGTGTTATACGAATCGATCACCGTCTCCAGACCCCCATGTACTTTTTCTTGAGTTATTTATCCATATTAGATATCTGTTACTCTACGGTCACCCTCCCAGCTATGCTGGTCAATGCAATCACTGGAAATAGGAGGATATCCTTCAACAGATGCTTCACCCAACTCTACTTCTTTGTCTCTCTTGGAGGATCAGAATGTCTTCTTCTAGCTGCCATGGCTTATGACCGATACGTGGCAATATGTAACCCCCTCCATTACTCTGTCATTATGAATAAGAGGTTCTGCTCATACTTGGTAGGAGGATCATGGTTTAGTGGTTTCTTGAACTCAGTCCTTCATACCTTCATGACCTCTAAATTGACTTTTTGTGAACCGCAGAATGTCAACCACTTCTTTTGTGATGTCCCCCCCATGTTAAAGGCAGCCTGCACTGATACACATACTAGTCAGTTGCTACTATACGTAGTCAGCATCTTTCTGGGGATGACACCATTTGTATTTGTCATCATTTCCTATGTAAAGATAAtctccactattttacagatccgtTCAGCAGTGGGAAGACGgaaagccttctccacctgctCATCCCACCTCATTGTCGTTACAGTATTCTATGTGACTGCTAATTTTAACTATATTGGTCCAGCTCCTGGAGATTCATTTGACATTGAAAGGCTCTCATCTGTGCTATACAGTGTTTTAACCCCTTTATTTAATCCCATTATTTACTGTCTGAGAAACAAAGATGTCAGGAGAGCTCTGGCAAAGGCTTTGACTGGGAAATATAATTTGAAATAATGAAGTATTTTTATGCAGTGGGATAAATAAAAAAGAGCTGGTCTTAAAACACCTAATTTGGTGCGGGGTTTAGCCAACCAACACAGAGGGAGCTAGTGTTTGTTTCCCAACACAAAATCCTTTCCATTCCCATTAGGTCAATTTCTACATTTACAAACAACACAGTCCCTTTGGAGAGGAGAGTCCTGCACAGGTACTCACCACCCACTAGCAAAGGAGATGGGACCAACCAGGGCTCTTTTTTCCAAATTCCAGCTTGTAAGTACGTTCTTGACTTGTTGCTATGTTCTTGTTATACAGTGGATatgaaaagtctacacacccctgttaaaatgtcaggtttctgtgatgtaaaaaaatgagacaaagataaatcatttcagaactttttccacctttaatgtgacctataaaccgtacaactcaattgaaaaacaaagtgaaatcttttaggtggagggaagaaaaaatataaaaataaaat
The Bufo gargarizans isolate SCDJY-AF-19 chromosome 2, ASM1485885v1, whole genome shotgun sequence genome window above contains:
- the LOC122926217 gene encoding olfactory receptor 5V1-like; its protein translation is MAAINQTYFCDFILLGFSGEKVLLSLLILTIYTMILLGNMIIFSVIRIDHRLQTPMYFFLSYLSILDICYSTVTLPAMLVNAITGNRRISFNRCFTQLYFFVSLGGSECLLLAAMAYDRYVAICNPLHYSVIMNKRFCSYLVGGSWFSGFLNSVLHTFMTSKLTFCEPQNVNHFFCDVPPMLKAACTDTHTSQLLLYVVSIFLGMTPFVFVIISYVKIISTILQIRSAVGRRKAFSTCSSHLIVVTVFYVTANFNYIGPAPGDSFDIERLSSVLYSVLTPLFNPIIYCLRNKDVRRALAKALTGKYNLK